A genomic stretch from Thermodesulfovibrionales bacterium includes:
- a CDS encoding ATP-binding protein has protein sequence MIKFSNMRLGEKTETSIRKISHTKLVIFSLVGLGPLFALVLAIIFLQGFTKPVNAILDATRVLKSGNLDHRIEGLKDEFGEVAASFNDMAFSLNEQMHKMQRAEQMTLVGEMAASIAHEVKNPLTGIKIALQMLSENKGLSQTESEIVNASFSQIKRVEALIREVLDFARPKEPEYSLASINGLIEKTVSFIEAVSVQSKNNSDVKVLKTLSTDIPDVLIDPMQMQQAIMNVVLNAYDAMPHGGLLTIKTARYDGSCAMTVTDTGTGIDEKNLQKLFKPFHTTKQKGTGLGLPITKGIVERHGGTITVESKTGQGTTVTITLPLDREGRVAGEKA, from the coding sequence AAATGATAAAGTTTTCGAACATGAGACTCGGTGAAAAGACCGAAACCTCCATCAGGAAGATAAGCCATACGAAACTGGTCATCTTCTCCCTTGTGGGCCTGGGCCCTCTATTCGCCTTAGTCCTCGCGATCATCTTCCTGCAGGGCTTCACAAAGCCGGTCAACGCCATCCTGGACGCGACGAGAGTACTGAAGTCCGGTAACCTGGATCACAGGATAGAAGGGCTGAAGGACGAGTTCGGAGAGGTAGCAGCGTCCTTCAATGACATGGCGTTTTCCCTGAACGAGCAGATGCACAAGATGCAGAGGGCGGAGCAGATGACCCTCGTCGGCGAGATGGCCGCCTCAATCGCCCATGAGGTCAAGAACCCTCTTACCGGAATAAAGATCGCCCTGCAGATGCTTTCGGAGAACAAGGGCCTGTCGCAAACCGAGAGCGAAATCGTAAACGCTTCGTTCTCCCAGATCAAGAGAGTGGAAGCGCTCATCAGGGAAGTCCTCGATTTCGCTCGTCCGAAGGAGCCCGAATACAGCCTCGCGAGCATCAATGGCCTGATCGAAAAGACGGTATCCTTCATTGAGGCAGTATCCGTCCAGTCGAAGAATAATTCCGATGTCAAAGTGCTGAAGACGCTATCAACCGACATCCCTGACGTCCTCATAGACCCGATGCAGATGCAGCAAGCGATCATGAACGTCGTCCTGAACGCCTATGACGCCATGCCGCACGGGGGGCTGCTCACGATTAAGACAGCCCGTTATGACGGCTCATGTGCCATGACCGTGACCGACACGGGAACAGGGATCGATGAGAAGAACCTCCAGAAGCTCTTTAAACCGTTCCACACGACAAAACAAAAGGGAACAGGCCTCGGCCTGCCGATTACGAAGGGGATTGTCGAAAGGCACGGAGGCACGATAACGGTCGAGAGCAAGACAGGACAGGGGACTACGGTCACGATAACCCTCCCGCTGGATAGGGAAGGGCGGGTCGCAGGGGAGAAAGCATGA